A part of Triplophysa dalaica isolate WHDGS20190420 chromosome 17, ASM1584641v1, whole genome shotgun sequence genomic DNA contains:
- the ccdc57 gene encoding coiled-coil domain-containing protein 57 isoform X1 — protein sequence MQEAVNLESQLACKEREWKELQALRVQQLETALNDATSELSVQRERFLRLRDDFQYNLRVLEERDKELERYDALAARALTEDGARHEEVSELRIEIAKLQDALEEHRKMKGDLELQYQKRGVEHRLKLEKVQRAMEGEIEKLREENETLRRDLQRRIRESDGELALQKQEMMSDFDSEIRRREHEFSLKLDEMNNVILSHELQEKLLNKELEVHAKAHSQATGALQASEVLYQKAQKEVQHKGWELKNTTAMKDSRIKELDDKLQQIERNYKKDREAYNRKHAELERRSRESKDALDLMREAHARNLLEEKGRTSELQAKLDRLILEHERREKSHMDDLNHKDQQIQELRTQLETTRSGWDTYITQVSKEIVAKDTELLAGGEREAKVKAELQKFKEDVERYKQQVTIGLQREHALEQKRVQLELDWERRCEGVRSEHYLKSEELIQSLTQARDQVTAEFKEKERELQETVALLKSVTVERDQALRRTKPASTGAQASAVDSSSFPSEEIRRLQQQNSTLRSVVAEMRKDMENLCKQMPPDQSQNPARSKDTDHSPAGQTKKCNIEYTQALEREIKELKARCRDLEGRLEEASKTVNISNTPAFALPLSPDNAYLQNHIRSLNETIGGQRAEKVASAAALKKQEVRLAHLESAVEQLTQQCHLKNVENEGLHLELANQKRAAAAKEAKLKQILAATELELQEVRKEAEEYQKGSLFHNLENVALGNQVSALKVDLASRREPIVLNQSETVKELQEENLLLRRQLLLGRSARGGALGDVVLLQSKLKQAARLISSLSQDKRQLIEMGNRLRAQLIEAGIEVPRDPKIIIRPSTVPEQSLVGKEPCQSEHGLLSKGRLSTLEQLQYQLTTQELQYAQRDQNERKPIVVHPRFSDSESSDKHKTINPWDPPARNKFVGSKENTPPLLNHSGGPVPLSGPPHALLSSVGTDESLQEVWKMLDRGLSSSLFSPSESEDKGKLAADMRAQDSAGQQPTPLVSVEGTKASLQEKKKQSRTFVPVQKTRPAGNLGKIRNYNIKD from the exons ATGCAGGAAGCTGTGAACTTGGAATCCCAGCTGGCCTGTAAAGAAAGAGAATGGAAAGAACTTCAGGCTTTGCGGGTCCAACAACTGGAGACCGCTCTAAATGATGCCACTTCAGAGCTTTCGGTCCAGAGAGAGCGGTTCCTCCGTTTGAGGGATGACTTTCAATACAACCTGCGTGTGTTGGAAGAACGGGACAAAGAGCTGGAGCGTTACGATGCCTTAGCAGCCCGTGCTCTGACCGAGGACGGCGCCAGACACGAAGAAGTCAGTGAGCTGAGGATCGAGATAGCAAAACTCCAGGATGCTCTGGAGGAACACAGGAAGATGAAAGGTGATTTGGAATTGCAGTATCAGAAGAGGGGAGTCGAGCACCGACTGAAACTGGAAAAGGTCCAGAG GGCGATGGAAGGCGAAATTGAGAAACTCAGGGAGGAGAATGAAACTTTGAGACGGGATCTCCAGAGACGAATTCGAGAGTCTGATGGGGAGCTGGCGCTGCAGAAGCAG GAAATGATGTCAGATTTTGACAGCGAGATAAGAAGGCGAGAACACGAGTTCAGTCTGAAGCTGGATGAGATGAACAATGTTATTCTTTCCCACGAGCTTCAA GAAAAGCTTTTGAACAAAGAGCTGGAGGTCCATGCCAAAGCTCACAGTCAGGCCACTGGGGCTCTGCAGGCATCTGAGGTACTTTACCAGAAGGCTCAGAAAGAGGTCCAGCACAAAGGTTGGGAGCTGAAAAACACCACTGCGATGAAAGACTCCAG GATAAAAGAGCTTGATGACAAACTACAACAAATTGAGAGAAATTATAAGAAAGACCGGGAAGCCTATAACCGGaa GCACGCAGAGCTAGAACGGAGGTCTCGGGAGAGCAAGGATGCCCTGGATCTCATGAGAGAAGCTCATGCCAGGAATCTCCTGGAAGAGAAGGGCAGGACCTCAGAACTGCAAGCCAAACTGGACAGGCTGATCCTGGAGCATGAGAGGAGAGAAAAGAGCCACATGGATGACCTCAACCATAAAGACCAGCAGATACAGGA GCTCAGAACACAGCTGGAAACAACTCGATCTGGCTGGGATACTTACATCACTCAGGTCTCCAAAGAAATTGTTGCCAAGGATACAGAGCTGCTtgctggaggagagagagaggccaaAGTGAAGGCAGAGCTACAAAAGTTTAAGGAGGATGTGGAGAG GTATAAGCAGCAGGTGACTATTGGTCTGCAGAGGGAACATGCACTGGAGCAAAAGAGAGTTCAGTTGGAGTTGGACTGGGAACGTCGGTGTGAGGGGGTGCGTTCTGAACATTACCTGAAGAGTGAGGAGCTCATCCAAAGCCTGACACAGGCCAGAGATCAG GTAACTGCTGAGTTTAAAGAGAAGGAACGTGAGTTACAGGAGACGGTGGCTTTGCTGAAAAGTGTCACCGTAGAGAGAGACCAGGCACTTCGACGAACCAAACCAGCATCAACTGGAGCCCAG GCATCTGCAGTGGACAGCAGTAGTTTCCCTTCAGAGGAGATCAGGAGACTCCAGcagcagaacagtactctaagAAGTGTAGTGGCTGAAATGAGGAAAGATATGGAGAACCTGTGCAAACAGATGCCACCAGATCAGAGCCAGAACCCAGCCAGGAGCAAAGATACAGATCACAGCCCTGCAggtcaaacaaaaaaat GTAATATAGAGTACACTCAGGCGTTGGAGAGGGAAATCAAGGAGCTCAAGGCCAGATGTCGGGATCTTGAGGGGCGGTTGGAGGAGGCATCCAAGACCGTCAATATTTCCAACACTCCAGCCTTTGCACTTCCTCTTTCCCCTGACAATGCTTACCTCCAAAACCATATCAGATCCCTCAATGAGACCATAG gtggGCAGAGAGCAGAGAAAGTGGCCAGTGCAGCTGCTCTGaagaaacaggaagtgagaCTTGCCCATTTGGAGTCTGCTGTGGAGCAGCTCACCCAACAA tgtcatttaaaaaacgttGAGAACGAGGGGTTACATCTGgagctggccaatcagaagagAGCAGCAGCTGCAAAGGAGGCCAAGCTGAAACAAATATTGGCTGCAACTGAGCTGGAGTTACAGGAAGTGAGAAAGGAGGCTGAAGAGTACCAGAAAGGCAGTTTATTCCATAACTTGGAGAATGTGGCCCTTGGAAACCAG GTATCAGCATTAAAGGTGGACCTTGCAAGCAGGAGAGAGCCCATTGTTCTTAACCAG AGTGAGACTGTGAAGGAGCTTCAGGAGGAGAATCTGTTACTGAGACGGCAGCTGCTGTTAGGAAGATCCGCCAGAGGGGGTGCCCTGGGTGATGTCGTTCTGCTTCAATCGAAGCTCAAACAGGCTGCACGCTTGATCTCCAGCCTCAGTCAGGACAAACGGCAACTCATTGAAATGGGCAACAGGCTCCGAGCGCAGCTGATAGAGGCAGGAATAGAGG TTCCTCGGGACCCAAAAATCATAATCAGACCAAGCACTGTTCCAGAACAAAGCCTGGTGGGAAAAGAACCCTGCCAGTCTGAGCATGGGCTCCTGTCAAAGGGTCGCTTATCTACCTTGGAACAGCTACAGTACCAGTTAACCACTCAG GAACTGCAATATGCTCAGAGAGATCAGAATGAGAGAAAGCCTATCGTAGTTCATCCTCGGTTCTCGGACAGCGAGAGTtcagacaaacacaaaaccatcaacCCATGGGATCCACCTGCCAGAAACAAG TTTGTGGGTAGCAAAGAAAACACACCCCCACTACTTAACCACTCTGGAGGCCCGGTGCCACTTTCCGGGCCACCCCACGCCCTGCTTTCGTCTGTGGGTACAGACGAGTCTCTACAGGAAGTGTGGAAGATGTTGGATCGAGGTTTGAGTTCATCTCTTTTTTCTCCAAGTGAAAGTGAGGACAAAG
- the ccdc57 gene encoding coiled-coil domain-containing protein 57 isoform X2 — MQEAVNLESQLACKEREWKELQALRVQQLETALNDATSELSVQRERFLRLRDDFQYNLRVLEERDKELERYDALAARALTEDGARHEEVSELRIEIAKLQDALEEHRKMKGDLELQYQKRGVEHRLKLEKVQRAMEGEIEKLREENETLRRDLQRRIRESDGELALQKQEMMSDFDSEIRRREHEFSLKLDEMNNVILSHELQEKLLNKELEVHAKAHSQATGALQASEVLYQKAQKEVQHKGWELKNTTAMKDSRIKELDDKLQQIERNYKKDREAYNRKHAELERRSRESKDALDLMREAHARNLLEEKGRTSELQAKLDRLILEHERREKSHMDDLNHKDQQIQELRTQLETTRSGWDTYITQVSKEIVAKDTELLAGGEREAKVKAELQKFKEDVERYKQQVTIGLQREHALEQKRVQLELDWERRCEGVRSEHYLKSEELIQSLTQARDQVTAEFKEKERELQETVALLKSVTVERDQALRRTKPASTGAQASAVDSSSFPSEEIRRLQQQNSTLRSVVAEMRKDMENLCKQMPPDQSQNPARSKDTDHSPAGNIEYTQALEREIKELKARCRDLEGRLEEASKTVNISNTPAFALPLSPDNAYLQNHIRSLNETIGGQRAEKVASAAALKKQEVRLAHLESAVEQLTQQCHLKNVENEGLHLELANQKRAAAAKEAKLKQILAATELELQEVRKEAEEYQKGSLFHNLENVALGNQVSALKVDLASRREPIVLNQSETVKELQEENLLLRRQLLLGRSARGGALGDVVLLQSKLKQAARLISSLSQDKRQLIEMGNRLRAQLIEAGIEVPRDPKIIIRPSTVPEQSLVGKEPCQSEHGLLSKGRLSTLEQLQYQLTTQELQYAQRDQNERKPIVVHPRFSDSESSDKHKTINPWDPPARNKFVGSKENTPPLLNHSGGPVPLSGPPHALLSSVGTDESLQEVWKMLDRGLSSSLFSPSESEDKGKLAADMRAQDSAGQQPTPLVSVEGTKASLQEKKKQSRTFVPVQKTRPAGNLGKIRNYNIKD; from the exons ATGCAGGAAGCTGTGAACTTGGAATCCCAGCTGGCCTGTAAAGAAAGAGAATGGAAAGAACTTCAGGCTTTGCGGGTCCAACAACTGGAGACCGCTCTAAATGATGCCACTTCAGAGCTTTCGGTCCAGAGAGAGCGGTTCCTCCGTTTGAGGGATGACTTTCAATACAACCTGCGTGTGTTGGAAGAACGGGACAAAGAGCTGGAGCGTTACGATGCCTTAGCAGCCCGTGCTCTGACCGAGGACGGCGCCAGACACGAAGAAGTCAGTGAGCTGAGGATCGAGATAGCAAAACTCCAGGATGCTCTGGAGGAACACAGGAAGATGAAAGGTGATTTGGAATTGCAGTATCAGAAGAGGGGAGTCGAGCACCGACTGAAACTGGAAAAGGTCCAGAG GGCGATGGAAGGCGAAATTGAGAAACTCAGGGAGGAGAATGAAACTTTGAGACGGGATCTCCAGAGACGAATTCGAGAGTCTGATGGGGAGCTGGCGCTGCAGAAGCAG GAAATGATGTCAGATTTTGACAGCGAGATAAGAAGGCGAGAACACGAGTTCAGTCTGAAGCTGGATGAGATGAACAATGTTATTCTTTCCCACGAGCTTCAA GAAAAGCTTTTGAACAAAGAGCTGGAGGTCCATGCCAAAGCTCACAGTCAGGCCACTGGGGCTCTGCAGGCATCTGAGGTACTTTACCAGAAGGCTCAGAAAGAGGTCCAGCACAAAGGTTGGGAGCTGAAAAACACCACTGCGATGAAAGACTCCAG GATAAAAGAGCTTGATGACAAACTACAACAAATTGAGAGAAATTATAAGAAAGACCGGGAAGCCTATAACCGGaa GCACGCAGAGCTAGAACGGAGGTCTCGGGAGAGCAAGGATGCCCTGGATCTCATGAGAGAAGCTCATGCCAGGAATCTCCTGGAAGAGAAGGGCAGGACCTCAGAACTGCAAGCCAAACTGGACAGGCTGATCCTGGAGCATGAGAGGAGAGAAAAGAGCCACATGGATGACCTCAACCATAAAGACCAGCAGATACAGGA GCTCAGAACACAGCTGGAAACAACTCGATCTGGCTGGGATACTTACATCACTCAGGTCTCCAAAGAAATTGTTGCCAAGGATACAGAGCTGCTtgctggaggagagagagaggccaaAGTGAAGGCAGAGCTACAAAAGTTTAAGGAGGATGTGGAGAG GTATAAGCAGCAGGTGACTATTGGTCTGCAGAGGGAACATGCACTGGAGCAAAAGAGAGTTCAGTTGGAGTTGGACTGGGAACGTCGGTGTGAGGGGGTGCGTTCTGAACATTACCTGAAGAGTGAGGAGCTCATCCAAAGCCTGACACAGGCCAGAGATCAG GTAACTGCTGAGTTTAAAGAGAAGGAACGTGAGTTACAGGAGACGGTGGCTTTGCTGAAAAGTGTCACCGTAGAGAGAGACCAGGCACTTCGACGAACCAAACCAGCATCAACTGGAGCCCAG GCATCTGCAGTGGACAGCAGTAGTTTCCCTTCAGAGGAGATCAGGAGACTCCAGcagcagaacagtactctaagAAGTGTAGTGGCTGAAATGAGGAAAGATATGGAGAACCTGTGCAAACAGATGCCACCAGATCAGAGCCAGAACCCAGCCAGGAGCAAAGATACAGATCACAGCCCTGCAg GTAATATAGAGTACACTCAGGCGTTGGAGAGGGAAATCAAGGAGCTCAAGGCCAGATGTCGGGATCTTGAGGGGCGGTTGGAGGAGGCATCCAAGACCGTCAATATTTCCAACACTCCAGCCTTTGCACTTCCTCTTTCCCCTGACAATGCTTACCTCCAAAACCATATCAGATCCCTCAATGAGACCATAG gtggGCAGAGAGCAGAGAAAGTGGCCAGTGCAGCTGCTCTGaagaaacaggaagtgagaCTTGCCCATTTGGAGTCTGCTGTGGAGCAGCTCACCCAACAA tgtcatttaaaaaacgttGAGAACGAGGGGTTACATCTGgagctggccaatcagaagagAGCAGCAGCTGCAAAGGAGGCCAAGCTGAAACAAATATTGGCTGCAACTGAGCTGGAGTTACAGGAAGTGAGAAAGGAGGCTGAAGAGTACCAGAAAGGCAGTTTATTCCATAACTTGGAGAATGTGGCCCTTGGAAACCAG GTATCAGCATTAAAGGTGGACCTTGCAAGCAGGAGAGAGCCCATTGTTCTTAACCAG AGTGAGACTGTGAAGGAGCTTCAGGAGGAGAATCTGTTACTGAGACGGCAGCTGCTGTTAGGAAGATCCGCCAGAGGGGGTGCCCTGGGTGATGTCGTTCTGCTTCAATCGAAGCTCAAACAGGCTGCACGCTTGATCTCCAGCCTCAGTCAGGACAAACGGCAACTCATTGAAATGGGCAACAGGCTCCGAGCGCAGCTGATAGAGGCAGGAATAGAGG TTCCTCGGGACCCAAAAATCATAATCAGACCAAGCACTGTTCCAGAACAAAGCCTGGTGGGAAAAGAACCCTGCCAGTCTGAGCATGGGCTCCTGTCAAAGGGTCGCTTATCTACCTTGGAACAGCTACAGTACCAGTTAACCACTCAG GAACTGCAATATGCTCAGAGAGATCAGAATGAGAGAAAGCCTATCGTAGTTCATCCTCGGTTCTCGGACAGCGAGAGTtcagacaaacacaaaaccatcaacCCATGGGATCCACCTGCCAGAAACAAG TTTGTGGGTAGCAAAGAAAACACACCCCCACTACTTAACCACTCTGGAGGCCCGGTGCCACTTTCCGGGCCACCCCACGCCCTGCTTTCGTCTGTGGGTACAGACGAGTCTCTACAGGAAGTGTGGAAGATGTTGGATCGAGGTTTGAGTTCATCTCTTTTTTCTCCAAGTGAAAGTGAGGACAAAG
- the slc16a3b gene encoding monocarboxylate transporter 4 — translation MGGAAVDTGDSGVKAPDGGWGWAVLFGCFVITGFSYAFPKAVSVFFKELIQEFGVGYSDTAWISSILLAMLYGSGPLCTILVNRFGCRPVMLVGGLLASSGMILASFSTSIIHIYLCTGVITGLGLSLNFQPSLIMLNRYFSEKRPLANGLAAAGSPVALCCLSPLGQVLQYKFGWRGGFLILGGLLLNCCVCGALMRPLVAPKKSEVAEPEKVAQSKPKPKLLDFSVFKDRGFLIYTAAAAIMVLGLFVPPVFVVSYAKELGNEDTKSALLLTILGFVDMFARPTCGVIAGLKWVRPRCVYLFSFAMIFNGITDLVGCFSKDYPALVVYCIFFGISYGMVGALQFEVLMAIVGTEKFSSAIGLVLLVEAFAVLVGPPGAGLLLDATKNYKYVFLLAGCEVVLSSLVLAICNWLFIKKKPQEPDPPAKMEMAVSDAEMEVLNKAPQEDPENKDDVEGTGKAQQEIVKPKDDKVKEPESSGVDSVEIDVSKKLTEENGVVVEPESSL, via the exons ATGGGTGGAGCGGCAGTAGACACTGGTGACAGTGGGGTCAAGGCACCTGATGGAGGTTGGGGTTGGGCTGTACTCTTCGGGTGCTTTGTCATTACCGGTTTCTCCTACGCATTTCCCAAAGCAGTCAGCGTCTTCTTCAAGGAGCTCATCCAGGAGTTTGGAGTGGGCTACAGTGACACTGCTTGGATCTCCTCCATTCTTTTGGCAATGCTTTATGGTTCCG GGCCGCTGTGTACTATCTTGGTGAACCGTTTTGGGTGTCGGCCAGTTATGTTGGTCGGTGGCCTTTTGGCCTCCTCTGGAATGATCCTTGCATCCTTTTCAACCAGCATCATACATATTTATCTCTGCACGGGAGTCATAACAG GTTTGGGTCTCTCCCTGAACTTCCAGCCATCCCTCATCATGCTGAACAGATACTTTAGTGAGAAGCGGCCCTTGGCTAATGGTCTAGCTGCAGCGGGAAGTCCTGTGGCTCTGTGCTGTTTGTCTCCTCTTGGTCAGGTCCTTCAGTACAAGTTTGGTTGGCGTGGAGGCTTTCTCATCCTAGGAGGCCTGCTGCTGAACTGCTGTGTGTGCGGTGCCCTCATGAGGCCCTTGGTGGCTCCAAAAAAGAGCGAGGTTGCTGAACCTGAAAAAGTTGCACAATCTAAACCAAAACCCAAGCTACTTGACTTTAGCGTCTTCAAAGACCGCGGGTTTTTGATTTACACAGCGGCTGCCGCTATTATGGTGCTTGGACTTTTCGTACCTCCCGTGTTTGTGGTTAGCTACGCAAAGGAACTAGGTAATGAGGATACAAAATCTGCCTTGCTGCTCACCATTCTGGGGTTCGTCGATATGTTCGCCCGGCCCACGTGTGGAGTTATTGCTGGACTCAAGTGGGTGCGCCCCAGATGCGTCTACCTCTTTAGTTTCGCTATGATCTTCAACGGCATCACCGATCTTGTAGGCTGCTTTTCCAAAGACTATCCAGCTCTCGTGGTCTACTGCATATTTTTCGGCATCTCTTACGGTATGGTTGGAGCCCTGCAGTTTGAAGTGTTGATGGCCATAGTGGGAACGGAGAAGTTCTCAAGTGCGATCGGCTTGGTGCTGTTGGTTGAAGCCTTCGCTGTGTTGGTGGGACCTCCTGGAGCAG GTCTCCTACTGGATGCCACCAAGAACTACAAGTACGTATTCCTGCTGGCAGGGTGTGAGGTTGTTCTCTCCTCACTTGTGCTCGCCATCTGTAATTGGCTCTTTATCAAGAAAAAGCCGCAAGAGCCGGATCCTCCAGCTAAGATGGAGATGGCCGTTTCAGATGCAGAGATGGAGGTTCTCAACAAAGCTCCACAAGAGGATCCGGAAAACAAAGATGATGTGGAAGGAACTGGAAAAGCGCAACAGGAAATCGTAAAACCCAAGGATGACAAAGTCAAAGAGCCTGAAAGCTCAGGGGTGGACTCTGTAGAAATAGACGTTTCCAAAAAGTTGACTGAAGAAAACGGTGTTGTGGTAGAACCTGAATCCTCCCTCTGA